The following are encoded in a window of Doryrhamphus excisus isolate RoL2022-K1 chromosome 16, RoL_Dexc_1.0, whole genome shotgun sequence genomic DNA:
- the LOC131103957 gene encoding male-specific lethal 3 homolog isoform X2, with the protein MNSRGIKFKFHKGERVLCFEPDPSKAKVLYDAKVLDVLIGKDEHGRRIPKYLIHFNGWSRSWDRWAAEDHVLRDTKESRKLQRKLAREALGRMKKKGWAKRRRRHSGTKPSVKILPKEDDSDDTCLISSSGSSEGEDSEAESSNSGDSTFSEDVNKMVEPDINVKRENEDKIVHVDISIPDILKKKLEDDCFYINKRKKLVMVPCQMNVVHILESYVKHFAINKAFMANERYRRQQNTTQSSSPQPIPPEKNEELCKEMADGLRITFDFTLPMILLYPCEQAQFKKVSSSRLFLAINEESPCPSNAQRERSPSPVGHNPPTPQSTDSQPALSDVSAATPTAPTPKRRRHPDMDCISYQSQSLRRSTRNTPGGERPAEGSSCGGGSATASPQLKRGLIDTASQSKFILNLDRKTPVHSGSSSPLPLTPSKERSGPFHGLESRRNNELNEVLSWKLTPDNYPLNDQPPPPSYLYGVQHLLRLFVKLPEILGKMQIPERNLRALVKHLELFLRFLAEFHEDFFPESAYVSASEAHYNMKQPRPTY; encoded by the exons ATGAATTCGCGGggtattaaatttaaattccATAAAGGAGAACGAGTCCTGTGCTTCGAACCAGATCCCTCCAAGGCTAAAGTGTTGTATGACGCAAAG GTCCTTGATGTATTGATAGGCAAAGATGAACATGGAAGACGAATCCCGAAGTACTTGATTCATTTTAACGGTTGGAGCCGAAG CTGGGATCGTTGGGCAGCAGAGGACCATGTCCTAAGGGACACTAAGGAAAGCCGTAAATTGCAACGTAAACTGGCGCGTGAAGCTCTTGGTCGCAT GAAGAAAAAGGGATGGGCAAAGAGACGGCGTCGTCATTCTGGTACTAAACCCTCTGTGAAGATTCTTCCTAAGGAGGATGACAGTGATGACACAT GCTTGATTTCATCTTCTGGCAGCAGCGAGGGCGAGGACTCTGAAGCAGAATCTTCGAATAGCGGAGACAGCACCTTCTCTGAGGACGTCAACAAAATG GTTGAGCCAGATATCAATGTCAAGAGGGAGAATGAGGACAAAATTGTCCACGTCGACATCAGTATCCCGGACATTCTCAAGAAGAAGTTGGAGGATGACTGCTTTTACATCAATAAAAGGAAGAAG TTGGTGATGGTTCCTTGTCAGATGAATGTTGTGCACATCCTGGAATCCTATGTGAAGCATTTTGCCATCAACAAGGCCTTTATGGCCAACGAGCGGTATAGGCGTCAACAGAATACGACACAGAGCAGCAGCCCTCAGCCTATCCCTCCAGAGAAGAA TGAGGAGTTGTGTAAGGAAATGGCGGATGGCCTGAGGATCACCTTTGACTTCACTTTACCCATGATCCTCCTCTACCCGTGTGAACAAGCTCAGTTCAAGAAGGTCAGCTCTTCTCGGCTTTTCTTGGCCATCAATGAAGAATCCCCCTGCCCCAGCAA TGCCCAGCGAGAACGCAGTCCCAGCCCAGTGGGTCACAACCCTCCGACACCTCAATCAACCGACAGCCAACCTGCCCTGAGTGACGTTTCTGCTGCGACGCCCACTGCCCCCACACCGAAACGGCGCCGACACCCTGACATGGACTGTATCTCATACCAGTCACAGTCTCTCAGGCGCTCCACAAGGAACACACCCGGCGGGGAGCGCCCAGCTGAAGGCAGCAGCTGCG GTGGAGGCAGTGCCACGGCGTCGCCACAGCTTAAACGCGGCTTGATCGACACCGCATCCCAGTCAAAGTTCATCCTCAACCTCGACAGAA AAACTCCAGTTCACAGCGGCTCATCCTCCCCATTGCCCTTGACTCCAAGTAAAGAAAGAAGCGGACCTTTTCATGGACTTGAGAGCCGGCGAAACAACGAGCTCAATGAG GTCCTCAGTTGGAAGCTGACCCCTGATAACTATCCTTTGAATGACCAGCCTCCTCCACCTTCCTACCTTTATGGTGTGCAGCACCTTCTTCGGCTTTTTG TGAAGCTTCCCGAGATCCTTGGAAAGATGCAGATCCCTGAAAGAAATCTCAGAGCTTTGGTGAAACATTTGGAGCTTTTTCTCAG
- the LOC131103957 gene encoding male-specific lethal 3 homolog isoform X1, which yields MNSRGIKFKFHKGERVLCFEPDPSKAKVLYDAKVLDVLIGKDEHGRRIPKYLIHFNGWSRSWDRWAAEDHVLRDTKESRKLQRKLAREALGRMKKKGWAKRRRRHSGTKPSVKILPKEDDSDDTCLISSSGSSEGEDSEAESSNSGDSTFSEDVNKMKVEPDINVKRENEDKIVHVDISIPDILKKKLEDDCFYINKRKKLVMVPCQMNVVHILESYVKHFAINKAFMANERYRRQQNTTQSSSPQPIPPEKNEELCKEMADGLRITFDFTLPMILLYPCEQAQFKKVSSSRLFLAINEESPCPSNAQRERSPSPVGHNPPTPQSTDSQPALSDVSAATPTAPTPKRRRHPDMDCISYQSQSLRRSTRNTPGGERPAEGSSCGGGSATASPQLKRGLIDTASQSKFILNLDRKTPVHSGSSSPLPLTPSKERSGPFHGLESRRNNELNEVLSWKLTPDNYPLNDQPPPPSYLYGVQHLLRLFVKLPEILGKMQIPERNLRALVKHLELFLRFLAEFHEDFFPESAYVSASEAHYNMKQPRPTY from the exons ATGAATTCGCGGggtattaaatttaaattccATAAAGGAGAACGAGTCCTGTGCTTCGAACCAGATCCCTCCAAGGCTAAAGTGTTGTATGACGCAAAG GTCCTTGATGTATTGATAGGCAAAGATGAACATGGAAGACGAATCCCGAAGTACTTGATTCATTTTAACGGTTGGAGCCGAAG CTGGGATCGTTGGGCAGCAGAGGACCATGTCCTAAGGGACACTAAGGAAAGCCGTAAATTGCAACGTAAACTGGCGCGTGAAGCTCTTGGTCGCAT GAAGAAAAAGGGATGGGCAAAGAGACGGCGTCGTCATTCTGGTACTAAACCCTCTGTGAAGATTCTTCCTAAGGAGGATGACAGTGATGACACAT GCTTGATTTCATCTTCTGGCAGCAGCGAGGGCGAGGACTCTGAAGCAGAATCTTCGAATAGCGGAGACAGCACCTTCTCTGAGGACGTCAACAAAATG AAGGTTGAGCCAGATATCAATGTCAAGAGGGAGAATGAGGACAAAATTGTCCACGTCGACATCAGTATCCCGGACATTCTCAAGAAGAAGTTGGAGGATGACTGCTTTTACATCAATAAAAGGAAGAAG TTGGTGATGGTTCCTTGTCAGATGAATGTTGTGCACATCCTGGAATCCTATGTGAAGCATTTTGCCATCAACAAGGCCTTTATGGCCAACGAGCGGTATAGGCGTCAACAGAATACGACACAGAGCAGCAGCCCTCAGCCTATCCCTCCAGAGAAGAA TGAGGAGTTGTGTAAGGAAATGGCGGATGGCCTGAGGATCACCTTTGACTTCACTTTACCCATGATCCTCCTCTACCCGTGTGAACAAGCTCAGTTCAAGAAGGTCAGCTCTTCTCGGCTTTTCTTGGCCATCAATGAAGAATCCCCCTGCCCCAGCAA TGCCCAGCGAGAACGCAGTCCCAGCCCAGTGGGTCACAACCCTCCGACACCTCAATCAACCGACAGCCAACCTGCCCTGAGTGACGTTTCTGCTGCGACGCCCACTGCCCCCACACCGAAACGGCGCCGACACCCTGACATGGACTGTATCTCATACCAGTCACAGTCTCTCAGGCGCTCCACAAGGAACACACCCGGCGGGGAGCGCCCAGCTGAAGGCAGCAGCTGCG GTGGAGGCAGTGCCACGGCGTCGCCACAGCTTAAACGCGGCTTGATCGACACCGCATCCCAGTCAAAGTTCATCCTCAACCTCGACAGAA AAACTCCAGTTCACAGCGGCTCATCCTCCCCATTGCCCTTGACTCCAAGTAAAGAAAGAAGCGGACCTTTTCATGGACTTGAGAGCCGGCGAAACAACGAGCTCAATGAG GTCCTCAGTTGGAAGCTGACCCCTGATAACTATCCTTTGAATGACCAGCCTCCTCCACCTTCCTACCTTTATGGTGTGCAGCACCTTCTTCGGCTTTTTG TGAAGCTTCCCGAGATCCTTGGAAAGATGCAGATCCCTGAAAGAAATCTCAGAGCTTTGGTGAAACATTTGGAGCTTTTTCTCAG
- the LOC131103957 gene encoding male-specific lethal 3 homolog isoform X3: protein MKKKGWAKRRRRHSGTKPSVKILPKEDDSDDTCLISSSGSSEGEDSEAESSNSGDSTFSEDVNKMKVEPDINVKRENEDKIVHVDISIPDILKKKLEDDCFYINKRKKLVMVPCQMNVVHILESYVKHFAINKAFMANERYRRQQNTTQSSSPQPIPPEKNEELCKEMADGLRITFDFTLPMILLYPCEQAQFKKVSSSRLFLAINEESPCPSNAQRERSPSPVGHNPPTPQSTDSQPALSDVSAATPTAPTPKRRRHPDMDCISYQSQSLRRSTRNTPGGERPAEGSSCGGGSATASPQLKRGLIDTASQSKFILNLDRKTPVHSGSSSPLPLTPSKERSGPFHGLESRRNNELNEVLSWKLTPDNYPLNDQPPPPSYLYGVQHLLRLFVKLPEILGKMQIPERNLRALVKHLELFLRFLAEFHEDFFPESAYVSASEAHYNMKQPRPTY, encoded by the exons AT GAAGAAAAAGGGATGGGCAAAGAGACGGCGTCGTCATTCTGGTACTAAACCCTCTGTGAAGATTCTTCCTAAGGAGGATGACAGTGATGACACAT GCTTGATTTCATCTTCTGGCAGCAGCGAGGGCGAGGACTCTGAAGCAGAATCTTCGAATAGCGGAGACAGCACCTTCTCTGAGGACGTCAACAAAATG AAGGTTGAGCCAGATATCAATGTCAAGAGGGAGAATGAGGACAAAATTGTCCACGTCGACATCAGTATCCCGGACATTCTCAAGAAGAAGTTGGAGGATGACTGCTTTTACATCAATAAAAGGAAGAAG TTGGTGATGGTTCCTTGTCAGATGAATGTTGTGCACATCCTGGAATCCTATGTGAAGCATTTTGCCATCAACAAGGCCTTTATGGCCAACGAGCGGTATAGGCGTCAACAGAATACGACACAGAGCAGCAGCCCTCAGCCTATCCCTCCAGAGAAGAA TGAGGAGTTGTGTAAGGAAATGGCGGATGGCCTGAGGATCACCTTTGACTTCACTTTACCCATGATCCTCCTCTACCCGTGTGAACAAGCTCAGTTCAAGAAGGTCAGCTCTTCTCGGCTTTTCTTGGCCATCAATGAAGAATCCCCCTGCCCCAGCAA TGCCCAGCGAGAACGCAGTCCCAGCCCAGTGGGTCACAACCCTCCGACACCTCAATCAACCGACAGCCAACCTGCCCTGAGTGACGTTTCTGCTGCGACGCCCACTGCCCCCACACCGAAACGGCGCCGACACCCTGACATGGACTGTATCTCATACCAGTCACAGTCTCTCAGGCGCTCCACAAGGAACACACCCGGCGGGGAGCGCCCAGCTGAAGGCAGCAGCTGCG GTGGAGGCAGTGCCACGGCGTCGCCACAGCTTAAACGCGGCTTGATCGACACCGCATCCCAGTCAAAGTTCATCCTCAACCTCGACAGAA AAACTCCAGTTCACAGCGGCTCATCCTCCCCATTGCCCTTGACTCCAAGTAAAGAAAGAAGCGGACCTTTTCATGGACTTGAGAGCCGGCGAAACAACGAGCTCAATGAG GTCCTCAGTTGGAAGCTGACCCCTGATAACTATCCTTTGAATGACCAGCCTCCTCCACCTTCCTACCTTTATGGTGTGCAGCACCTTCTTCGGCTTTTTG TGAAGCTTCCCGAGATCCTTGGAAAGATGCAGATCCCTGAAAGAAATCTCAGAGCTTTGGTGAAACATTTGGAGCTTTTTCTCAG